The stretch of DNA CAATTTTTTTATCAATGGTTCCATTTCCTTTTATCTGAGCAAAATCACGTACACGGCGTAATAGAGCATTCGCAATACGCGGTGTTCCTCTACTTCTTCCCGCTATTTCAAAAGAAGCATCTTCATGAATAGGAACATTAATAATTCCTGAACTTCTTGTAATAATATGACTTAATAATTCTGAATTATAATAATGCAAACGACAATTAATTCCAAAACGAGCTCGCATAGGTGCTGTTAAAAGCCCAGAACGTGTCGTTGCTCCAATTAATGTAAAAGGATTTAGATCGATTTGAACCGAACGTGCGTTTGGACCTGTTTCAATCATGATATCAATTTTATAATCCTCCATTGCAGAATATAAATACTCTTCTACAATAGGTGATAAACGATGAATTTCATCAATAAATAAGACATCACGTTCTTCCAAGTTTGTCAAAAGCCCTGCTAAATCTCCTGGTTTATCTAAAACCGGTCCTGAAGTGATTTTAATCCCAACACCTAATTCATTAGCAATAATATGAGCCAAAGTTGTTTTCCCCAATCCTGGAGGACCATGCAATAACACATGATCTAGAGCTTCATCACGCTGATTTGCTGCTTTTACAAATACCTCCAAATTTTCTATCACTTGAGGTTGCCCTGCAAAATCATCAAATAATTGCGGACGCAGACGCTTTTCTAGTTCTAAATCTTCCGAAGGAAAATGTGTTTTATCGGGGTCTAAATATTCTTCCATTTAAAAACAAAGATACGATATTAATATTTTCTATAAATAAAATTCCTATTTCCTTCCTAATTAATGTAATTTTGCCTTATGTCAGAGAAATGTTGTGATTTAAATGAAACGGTTCATGCCTTTTACAATCAATTAAAATACTTTATTTTTAATCGAGTTAAAGATCAAGCTCTAGCAGAAGATTTAGTACAAGAGGTCATGTTACGCTTAATAACAGCTCACTCCAAAGGAACTTCCATTCATAATTTAAAAGCTTGGCTTTATCAAATTACTCGTAATGTCATAGCTGATTATTATAAAAAAAATAGTACTGAACCTACTCTTTCTCTTGATGGTGAACTTGATTTTATAAGTGATTCTGAAGTCTCCATACTACTCTCTGATTATATTGTTCCAATGATTTCTTTACTACCTGATCAATATGCAATTCCATTAAAATTACATGATATTGAAAAAAAATCTCAAAAAGAAATTTCAACACAACTTCAAATTGGCTTATCCGCCACGAAAATGAGAATCCAAAGAGCAAGAACCAAATTACGAGAACTTTTTATCGAATGTTGTGAAATTGAATACAATAAAAATGGGACTATAATGTCGTGTACGATTAAAGATTCATGCACTCCTCTAAAAAACATTCAAGAAAATTTACATAGTAAAACACTATAAATAAATATTTTAAATAATTTTTTTAAAAAAAATCATTTATTTATGTGACTTTTATGTGCCTTTTTCAGACTACCTAATAAACGTTTATAACATTAAAAACATTTATTATGCGTACAGAAATTAAAATTTTACATTCATCTTGCTGTGGAAAAGGATCTCCAATAAAAGAACAAATAGAAAATGTTGCAAAGGAAAAAGGTATTGATTTTACTTTAGAAGAACTCACAGAAATGCAAGACACTATGGTTTATGGTACTACTGTATTTCCTTCTATCGTTGTAAATGATAAAGTTTATCCTTACAAAAATTACAACACAAATGAAAAACTAGCTTCTATCTTATCCTAAACACATACCATGGAAAAATTAGTTTATTTTTTATCTAAAATAGCCGATTATTTAGTTTATGATCTATTTGGTTTAGCAGAAAATGATTTGTTTTCAAAAGCCTTACATTATTTTATTATAGGTTTTTCAGAAATTGTCATTCTAGTGATTATCATAACGTATATCATGGGAATTATTACCAGCTATTTACCACTAGATAAAATACGTCATTATTTGGAAAAACATAAAAGCTTAGGAATAGGTAATGTTTTTGCCTCTATTTTAGGTGCAATCACACCTTTTTGTTCTTGCTCCTCTATTCCACTCTTTGTTGGAATGATGCAAGCTCGTATTCCTTTAGGTATTGCACTGTCTTTTCTTATTACCTCTCCTTTAGTTAATGAAATTGCTATTGTCCTTTTTTGGGCAACCTATGGTTGGAAAGTAACGCTTATTTACATATTGTCAGGAATCACTTTAGGCGTTATTGGTGGAATAGTACTTGAAAAAATGGGCATGGCTCAACACGTTGCTGATTGGGTTAAAAATTTAAATACACAAAAAGTAACGCCTGAAAAAGATCAACGAAGTTTTATTCAACGTATACCTGAGATTCATCGTGAAGCTATACAAACCCTAAAAAAGTTGATTCCTTATATTTTTGTAGGTTTGGCTATTGGTTCCTTCATTCATGGTTTTGTACCTGAATCTTTTTTTGAAACCTATATTTCAAAATCCAATCCTTTAGCAGTCCCTATAGCTGTTATTTTAGCCATCCCTCTTTATATTGATGCTGTTGGTGTCTTACCTATTATAGAATCCTTGATTAGTAAAGGAGTTCCTATGGGGACCGCTATCGCTTTTATGATGGCTTCTATCGGACTTTCTTTTCCTGAGGCTTTACTCTTAAAAAAAGTAATGAAAAAGAAACTAATTGTTGCTTTTTTTAGCACCATTGGTATCGGTATGATTCTATCTGGATATTTCTTTAATTTAATCTTTTAATACATTATGAAATCGTTGTTCTCCTCTATAAGTGCTATTTTCCTTGCTCTATTAGCCTGTACTTGCTGTGTAGGACCTTTTTTGGCTTTAGCAGGACTCATTGGTGTCAGTGCTTCTCAACTTGCTTGGCTAGCTAGTGTTAAAAACTACTTAATTGCTTTCAGTTTGATGGTTATCTTTTACAATTTATACAAAGCTTATTTTCCATCTAAAAAGCAAGACTGTTGTTCTATAGACGAAAACCAACCTACATTACAAAAAAACGAACAAAAAATAGTCTCTTTTTTTCAATCTAAATTATTCTTATGGAGTATCGCAATAGTAACCCTATTGATTTTACTTCTTCCTTATTTAACCAATTAAAAATTCATATGAAAAATTTATTTAAGTCAACCCTTTTAAGTTGTGTAACCCTTCTTTTTATAGGATGTGGAGAAAGCAATGCACAGCAAACAATTACTGAAACTAGTAAACAACAATCCAAAAATCTTACAAAAAGAACCTATACATTACAGAATTTTAAACAATCCTGTTGTTCAAAAATTGTAGATTATTCATTAAAAGAAGTAGAAGGTTACATAAAATCAGAAGCCAATATAGATCATCAGCAAATTACGGTTTGGTATGATTCATCAAAAGCCACAGAAGATCAAATAAAACAAGCTATTAATCAAACAGCTTATAAGATAGAATAGAACATGGCATTATAACCCTCTCTTTTTTATCATCTTATTAAGTAAAAATTATATACATTTTAATTTTTTGTTCGCTTTTTTTTAAATAACTTGAATTCAAATTAAAATATACAACACTAATATGAAAAAAATAGTATTAGGAGCCATCCTCTCCTTACTCTTTGTCATTACAAATGCTCAAGAGTTTCCAAAACTAGATAAAAGTCCACACGACATTGCAACTTATAAGACCAGTAGAAATGAACCTACTCTAGCAAAAGTTGTTTATGGAAGACCTCAACTAAAAGGGAGAACCATGATTGGTGATAAAATTCCTTATGGAAAAATCTGGCGGACAGGTGCTAATGAAGCTACAGAAATTACCTTTTTCCAAGATGTAACTTTTGGAGGAAAAGCGGTAAAAGCAGGTACCTATTCTTTATTCACAATTCCTAATGAAAAAGAATGGACCATTATATTAAATTCTGATTTAAACACATGGGGAGCCTATAGCTATGACGAAAAAAAGGATGTTGTACGATTCAATGTACCCGTTCAACATGTTGATAAAGTACTTGAAGCTTTTTCTATGGATTTTGAAAAAGAAAATCTTTTTATGGGATGGGATACAATACGAATCGCTATTCCTATTCAATTTTAAAAAAATATATCTTATATAATAAAAAAACCACTTCAAAATGAGGTGGTTTTCTTTTATCCATTACTTTTTTAACTTCCTTAAAAATTGTAAATTCGCCTCTTTATAAGATTGTCTTGTCTTCTTGAATCATTTTCAAGATGACATTAAAACAATTTTTAGATATTTTTAGATAAAAAGCATGGAATACAATTTCAAAGAAATCGAACAACGTTGGCAACAATATTGGGCTAACAAACAAACATTTAAAGTAGAGAATCATTCAAACAAACCTAAGTATTATGTGTTGGATATGTTTCCTTATCCTTCGGGAGCCGGATTACACGTTGGACACCCATTAGGTTATATTGCTTCTGATATTTATGCACGTTACAAACGTTTAAAAGGCTTTAATGTTTTGCACCCTGCCGGTTATGATTCTTTTGGTCTTCCTGCAGAACAATATGCCATTCAAACAGGACAACATCCTGCTATTACAACCGAAACCAATATTAATACGTATCGTAAACAATTGGATAAGATTGGTTTTTCTTTTGATTGGTCGCGTGAAGTTCGTACTTCTGATCCTTCTTACTATAAATGGACACAATGGATCTTTCTTCAATTATTCAATGCTTGGTATAACAACGATACCCATAAAGCTGAAAAGATTGAAACCCTTATAGAGCAATTTAAAAAAGAAGGAAATACAACCGTAAATGCTGCTTGTGATGAAAACGTTATTTCCTTTTCAGCAGAAGAATGGAATGCATTTAGTAAAAAACAACAAGAAGAAATTTTATTGCAATACCGTTTAACTTACTTAGCTGACACAGAAGTTAATTGGTGTCCAGCTTTAGGAACCGTTTTAGCAAACGATGAAATTGTAAACGGTGTTTCCGAACGTGGAGGCTACCCTGTGATTCGTAAAAAAATGACACAATGGTCTATGCGTATCTCTGCTTATGCGGAACGTTTGTTACAAGGTTTAGAGCAACTCGATTGGACCGATGCTTTAAAAGAATCACAACGCAACTGGATTGGAAAATCGCAAGGGGCTTCTGTTGAATTCGGAGTTCAAAATTCGGAATTCAAAATTGAAGTATTCACCACGCGTCCTGATACTATTTTTGGGGTAACGTTTATGACCTTAGCTCCTGAACATGAATTGGTACAACATATTACAACACCTGAATACAAAGAGGCTGTTCAACAGTATATAGAAGAAACATCAAAACGTTCTGAACGTGATCGTATGGCGGATGTAAAAACCATTTCAGGACAATTTACTGGAGCCTATGCCATCCACCCATTTACAGGAGAAGAAGTTCCGATTTGGATTGGAGATTATGTTTTGGCAAGTTATGGGACAGGTGCCGTTATGGCCGTTCCTTGTGGTGATGAGCGTGACTATGCTTTTTCAAAACATTTTAATATCCCTATAAAAAATATTTTTGCTGATATTGATATTTCAGAGGAAGCCTATACAGCCAAAGAGGGTACGATAAAAATAGCTAATTCAGACTTTTTAGATGGTTTAACAGTTAAAAAAGCCACTAAACTCGCTATTTACGAAATCGAACAACGTGGTTTCGGAAAAGGGAAAACCAATTATCGTTTACGAGATGCTGTTTTCAGTCGTCAACGTTACTGGGGAGAGCCTTTCCCTGTGTACTATAAAGACGGTATGCCTCAAATGGTTGATGCAAAACATCTTCCTGTTGTGTTACCTGAAGTTGAAAAATATTTA from Flavobacteriaceae bacterium UJ101 encodes:
- the LARS|leuS gene encoding leucine--tRNA ligase (Belongs to the class-I aminoacyl-tRNA synthetase family.; KEGG: bmx:BMS_2339 leucyl-tRNA synthetase) — translated: MEYNFKEIEQRWQQYWANKQTFKVENHSNKPKYYVLDMFPYPSGAGLHVGHPLGYIASDIYARYKRLKGFNVLHPAGYDSFGLPAEQYAIQTGQHPAITTETNINTYRKQLDKIGFSFDWSREVRTSDPSYYKWTQWIFLQLFNAWYNNDTHKAEKIETLIEQFKKEGNTTVNAACDENVISFSAEEWNAFSKKQQEEILLQYRLTYLADTEVNWCPALGTVLANDEIVNGVSERGGYPVIRKKMTQWSMRISAYAERLLQGLEQLDWTDALKESQRNWIGKSQGASVEFGVQNSEFKIEVFTTRPDTIFGVTFMTLAPEHELVQHITTPEYKEAVQQYIEETSKRSERDRMADVKTISGQFTGAYAIHPFTGEEVPIWIGDYVLASYGTGAVMAVPCGDERDYAFSKHFNIPIKNIFADIDISEEAYTAKEGTIKIANSDFLDGLTVKKATKLAIYEIEQRGFGKGKTNYRLRDAVFSRQRYWGEPFPVYYKDGMPQMVDAKHLPVVLPEVEKYLPTEDGDPPLGRADIWAWDTNENTVVSNQNIDHKTVFPLELNTMPGWAGSSWYFNRYMDAQNTEAFASQEALNYWKDVDLYIGGSEHATGHLLYSRFWQKFLFDLNYVPVDEFAKKLINQGMILGNSAFVYRINDTNQFVSLKLKDQYETTPIHTDVTFVNGDILDIEKFKNWRPDFKDAEFILEDDGTYRVGFEVEKMSKSKYNVLNPDDICNEYGADSLRMYEMFLGPIDQAKPWNTNGLSGVYGFLKKFWKLFFENSEFNVQDSEPTKEEMKILHTAIKKVDEDIQNFSFNTSVSTFMIATNDLLKLKCNKRAILEPLTILLSPYAPHIAEELWSKLGYEESISFANFPVFEKKWLVESSKEYPVSFNGKMRFKIELPLDMPKDEMEKVVMADERTQKYLDGREPKKIIIVPGKIINIVG
- the ruvB gene encoding DNA helicase (The RuvA-RuvB complex in the presence of ATP renatures cruciform structure in supercoiled DNA with palindromic sequence, indicating that it may promote strand exchange reactions in homologous recombination. RuvAB is a helicase that mediates the Holliday junction migration by localized denaturation and reannealing; Belongs to the RuvB family.; KEGG: ran:Riean_1417 holliday junction DNA helicase RuvB) — translated: MEEYLDPDKTHFPSEDLELEKRLRPQLFDDFAGQPQVIENLEVFVKAANQRDEALDHVLLHGPPGLGKTTLAHIIANELGVGIKITSGPVLDKPGDLAGLLTNLEERDVLFIDEIHRLSPIVEEYLYSAMEDYKIDIMIETGPNARSVQIDLNPFTLIGATTRSGLLTAPMRARFGINCRLHYYNSELLSHIITRSSGIINVPIHEDASFEIAGRSRGTPRIANALLRRVRDFAQIKGNGTIDKKIAEFGLNALNVDQNGLDEMDNRILTTIIDKFKGGPVGITTIATAVGENAGTIEEVYEPFLIQEGYLMRTPRGREVTELAYRHLGRTPNGKQDTLF
- a CDS encoding UPF0718 protein (Belongs to the UPF0718 family.), coding for MEKLVYFLSKIADYLVYDLFGLAENDLFSKALHYFIIGFSEIVILVIIITYIMGIITSYLPLDKIRHYLEKHKSLGIGNVFASILGAITPFCSCSSIPLFVGMMQARIPLGIALSFLITSPLVNEIAIVLFWATYGWKVTLIYILSGITLGVIGGIVLEKMGMAQHVADWVKNLNTQKVTPEKDQRSFIQRIPEIHREAIQTLKKLIPYIFVGLAIGSFIHGFVPESFFETYISKSNPLAVPIAVILAIPLYIDAVGVLPIIESLISKGVPMGTAIAFMMASIGLSFPEALLLKKVMKKKLIVAFFSTIGIGMILSGYFFNLIF